From Chlamydia avium 10DC88:
CTTTGAACGGTTTCTTTTCGTAATGACAGTATTTCTCTAGGAGATTCTTTCCCAAGGGTGCGAATAGGTGAGACCTGGACATTAGGGAAAAACTTCTTAATATAGTGGATAGCTGCATATAATGCGGGGAGTACATTGTGAGAGTCTGTGCCTCGTGAAAAACGATAAGCTGCTTCGGAATGTATAGGAAGTTGGGTTTGTGACTTACGGATAGCCTTAGGGCAGAAGTAAGCAGACTCTAAAATAATTTCTGTCGTGGTATCTTGAAATGAAGATTCTAGGCTTCCCATGACTCCTGCCAGGGCTAAGTGATTATTTTTATCACAGATAACAGGGATGCCTTCAGGGATGAAGATTTCTTCGTTATTCAATAGCTTAAGAATATGGGGAGAGCTAGCAGCTTGCACTCTAAGAGATTCGCAATCAACAGCCTGTGCGTTATATGCGTGTAGGGGTTGCCCTAAAGAAAGCATGATATAATTAGTGATGTCTACGACGGCATTTATAGGCTTGTATTTACAAGCTTTGAGTGCATCTTGGATTTCTTGAGAAGAGGGTTGCGAAGAAACTCCAGAAATTTTTACATAACAAAAGAAGGGACAGATTGTTAGATCATGTTGAGTGTTTTGTTGTACTTGTACTGGTAGGGGAGCAAAGGAAAAATTTTCAGGAATTGAGAGTGTTGCTGTAGGAGAAACGTGGGCAATTTCTCTAGCGAGTCCTAAAAGTGAGGCGCAATGGCCTAGATTAGGTGTTAGAGAAAATTCGATAGAGGTATCCGATAAAAGGTTATAGACATCTTCTCCTAGGGGAGTAGTTTTAGGAAATACGAATAAACCTTTTTCTTGTGTTTGTAAATGTGGGAAGCCAAGTTCATCAGCTCCGCAGCACATACCTTGGGATTCTTCACCTCGTAATTTCGATTTTTTTATTGTATATAAGTGTCCGTTTTTATCGTATACTTGAGCTCCTGGAAGTGCTAGAGGGACAATAATTCCTGGTTGGCAGTTGGGTGCTCCGCAAATAATTTGATACTGTGTACTCCCGTCAGATAGTGTGGCGATAACTAGGTTATTAGCATTAGGATGGGGAGTAGTTGTGAGTATTTTCGCTGTAACAACAGAGGAATGAGTAGTTGTTTCTACTTCGGCTTCTATTCCTATACGATCGCAAGCTTCTATGATTTGTTTTAAAGGCAAGGGAGAGGAAAAAAACTTTTGCAGTAAAGATAAAGAAACTCGCATGGAATATTAACGTTTTTGTGACACATTTTACGAGGAGAAGTGTATAGTGGCAAGTATTTTGTACTTGGGAGAAATCTTTGCTTTAGGAGTTGTCTTTTAGCATGTCTGTGCAAAAAAATACACGCTGGTTGTGGCAAGCACTCATTTTAAGTGCGGGGTTAAATATTGTTTTTTTGCTTTTGTTTTACACCACAATTTTTCGTAAAGATCTTTATAAGTTACAGTTATTTTCTGGTCCTTTAGTTGCTAGGAGTTGTCGCGTACAGAAAATTCCTGAAGATTTTTTAGATTATTTATCTGAATCTTCCTTAGAGGATTTGTATTGTTTATTGGATGAAAATCGTTTGTTTTATGGGCGTCCCATTAAATTATGGGCTTTAAGTGTTGCTATGCATACGTATAATATAGACGTAGCCAGTGCGCTTTCTCATCCTTTAGTATTTACTGAACTACGTAGCGGAGGAAAAACTTGGTTACTTCCGAATCTGGATGAAAAAGATTATTGTAGTATCCGGCAATACTTGTCTTGTCAACGGTATCCTTTTACTTCCCAAGGATTATTTTTAACTCTTGCTAAGAATATAGACCATGGTTTGGTGGATGAGGAATGCTTGTATCATTTTTGCCTTACGGAAGAATTTCTTTATCTCAGGACATTACTTTGTGGTGCTGAGGAGCAGGTGTCTACGATAGCTGCTTTAGCGCATATGGTTATACGTAATGGGGAAAAAGTATTTTTTTCTTTATGTGATAAACATAATCGATCAACGGCGATATCAGATCAACAGCGAAGGAAGGTCTTGTGTACCTATGTAGATTTAGGTGAGCCTCTAGCTGCTCTACTCTTGTTAGTACATGATGAAGATTGGGTAATTCATGAGTTTACTGATGAGGTTTTGCAGTCGTTTGTTTTTTTGCTTCCTAAGGAATCTCCTTATAGTAAAAAGTTTATTTCCCGATTGTTATCTTCTCCGCGTTGTCATATTTACCAACATCATGAAGCGGTCATTGATAAGGACTCTCCAATCAAATATGAAGAGTATGTAGTGAAAGAAGGAGAGTCTTTGTGGTTAATTGCACGGCGTTTTGGCATTACTGTAGAAGAGATTATGCGTGAGAATCATATGAATCATCATCGGTTGATGCCAGGGACGCGCCTAAAGCTTCCTCTAAAGTCATCGTAGGAACTAGATCGATGCCTCCGGGATGCCAAGGCCCACATTTCCCTACTCTTTTTATGATTAGTAGTAGTCCGCGAATTCCGTGATGTTTTAGTGCTTGTAAAGCGTATTGTGAACATGTGGGGAAAAATCGACAAGGATAACCTAGTAAAGGAGAAATCGTCCATCTATAGAGATGAATACATCCGCAGAAGAGATATATAGGAAGATTTTTACAAAAATTAAATAACATTGAAAACATCTTTAAGTAGGGCTACAGAAACTTCAAGCATGATTAACCAAATGATTGTCCATTCTAGAGCAGAAGAGTGTTGGTGGTTAAGCTGATCATTTAGAATTTCTAAAACATCACCGAGAATAGTTAGTCGGTGGTTAAGAACATTAATCCTCGCGTTGATATCTAGACAATTTAAAACATCGATATAAATAGGTTGTGTTTTGGGATGTTCCCAGAAAAAGTCTGGTTCATCGAGGATATCTGAGTGGAGATTCACGGACGCCTTATCTAAAAATAGCTTACCAATTTTTTTAGCAATTGCTCTGCGTGACATAGAGATTTTGCCTTTAGTTGCTAGATCCTGAGGAAGGCGTTTGGAATCTTCAATTGTTTTATAGATTGTAGCTTCAAATATTGTGAGTTTGACAGATTGTGCAAGCCCGAAGGAGATTGCTAGCTTGGTATTTAAGTGTGAGTCCGCGAGGATGAGTCTATCTCTACGAATTTGGAGTTTATCTCCGTAGTGGAAGGTGTATCTATCAATTTCGGGCAGTGGGAGGATTTCTGGAGAGGCTGTCACGATGGATTGGAGGATTTTGATTTCTTCGGACTCTTGCCATCCCCAAAATACAGTAACACCAAATGGGAAGAAAACAGCAATCTTATCACATTTTTCAGGAGTTTCCGAAGAAATGAGTACGTATTCTCTAGAGAGAATAGTGGGGTAATGGGTTTTCAGTAGATGAGAGAGCACATGTAAATTATATGATGAAGCTGTGCAATGGGCTGTACAACGCATGGTTCCTAAATAATGTGGTGTATAGTTTTAATTTACTGAATTTTTACTCAGTCGGAAACATTTTTTTTCTTGAGCTAAAGGGGAGGCTCTCAGTAAGCTAGTTTTTTTGCGAGAGTGGCGGAATTGGTATACGCGCTATCTTGAGGTGGTAGTGGAGCTTTCCTTAGGGGTTCGAGTCCCCTCTTTCGCAATGTGGGTACCGCACCTCTTCTGCTTGATTTCTTTGTTTTGAATTTTCATATTAAATTTGATTTGAAGTTTGAGGTGTAGGCCTTGAGGTTTTTTTTCTTATTGTATTTTTTTGTTGTTCTTTAGTGCCATTTAATTGTTCTTTATTTTCTGAGCACTACATTTCTGAGGACGAACAATTTCATATAGATCGTTTTAATTTTTCTAGTTCTTTCCCTGATATGGAAACGATGGAGATTTATGCACAACGTAAAAAGCGTGTGCATTTCGATGTTTCTGGGGATTTTCCTAGATTAGTGTCAATTGCGTATCATGGTTCTTTTGGATTTTTACGTGGGAAATTAACAGGGAATTATCCTGAGTTGACTACATTAGAGTTTTCTTGTTCTTCATGTAAAATGGATTTAGATTTTCGTGGCACATGGTATAAAAATACTTTTATTACTATTAATAACGAATCAGAACCTGTGACACTAGTCCTTCCTAGGGATGTAGGAGTCATTGTTCATACTACAGTATCTACGAAAGGGAAGGTAATAGTAGAAGGGGATCTTGTTAAGCGAGGTCGAGGTATTTGGAAAAAAACCTACTGTAATTCTCTTATTGATTTGTCTCCAGTGACCTTAGTTTTTAATGTCCATAGCCGATCTGGAGGTGCGATTATTTTACGTTAGTTATTTGTTTGTTTTTTTGGTAACGTGCTTTCAAACATACGGACGATTTTCTCTGAAAATTCTAAGGGGAAGTTCGATAGATGGAGTAATTCCTGGAAGTGTTTAGCATGTACCAGAGCATGGAGGATTTGTTCTTCTTCATATTCTATAGGTATTGCTAGTGGTGGTTTATGCTGATTGCAGAACTTGAGGCCTTGGTATCGGTAGCAATTTGAGGAATGGATTATTTGTTTACATTGGGAACAGTTCGGAGATAGGTCTAGACATCCTTCATATTGTAAGAGTTTTAATAGAAAAGTCGCAGCAAACATATTGGGATTTTTGCTTTCTGGTAAGCGATGAAGGAAGTTGAATAATAGGGAAAATAGTTTAGGGGAGGGTTTTTCTTGCCATTGGGATACTAAGAGACTTTGAGAAATTTTCCCTGCAGCTTGAAGGTAGGAATAAGTAGTTTTAATCTCGGTAAAAACATTATATAATTCTGCTGAAACTAATCGGTGCATTTTTGGTGGGGCATAATCTAGAGTGTAGGCACCCAAAGATAGGGGAATCAAGGCTTCACGAAAAGGACAATGTAAAGTTTGCCCTTGCTTTACGAAGAATGTAAGCAGACCTAGAGGAGAAAAGATAGTCGTTATACAATGTGTTTTTTCTGAAGGAAGATTTTGCAATACGATTCCGGGTAGGCGAGTATGCATATTATACCGTATGTTTGAGGTGTAAGTAATAAGTAAGGAGCTGTGAATAACTAGGTAATCCTGGATAAAAATCAAACAAATGTGTTTGTGGATTGAGGAATCCTGTTTTTTGCTTATTGTAACACACGATAGAAAGGCAGGGAGCCCCAATAATATAATTGTAGCTTAATAGTTGATTTAGGGTGCGTTGATTGATAGCGTGTGCTTTACATTCTATAAGAAGTAGAGGATGTGGTTTCCCTAGGTTATAGATTTTTCCCTCAGCATTCGTATAGGTTATGGGGGTGGTAACAAGAAGATCCAGACGACGCTTTTTAGAGTAAAAAGTGTGCTTCTTCTGTAGGAGAGGAGAGAGAGTAGCCAGTCCTTTTTCTATGATGAATGAGTTCGGGGGGTAATGAAGATCTTTAATGAGGAAGGCAATGAGTTTTTGTCGTACCTCTTCTTCGGGCGTAGAAACTAAGATTTTATGCCGTAAGGGATCAAAGATTTTCAACGTGGGGGAAGGCTTTTCTCTATGTGATGTGGAATCCTGGGGCGATAATTGGTTCGATGATGACATAATTGTCGTTGTTTTGTTTATGGATGAGTTGAATTTTATGCTCTTTTTCATTTAGGAACACCAGGACTTTATCCTGAGAGGAAGCAAATTTCCGTATTGCCTCTTCTTCAGAGAGAATAGGAAGAGGGACTTTCTTTTTGGATAGGTGTTTTTTCATTGCGTTGGGGATATAACCGTAGCATTTTAATGAATCCCAGGCATCTAGAGCTGCTATGGGCAGGACATCATCGTATTGATGGTCAGCTTCTTCTAATTGAAGGACATGCTCTTCTTTTTTTGATAACCCTAGGTCATGTTTCTTTTTATCAAGGCGTATTTCTTGATACTTATGAGTTAATGTTCGTATTTTTTTAAATGCAGAAATGACCGCACTGTAGGGATTATTGTTATGTGTTTTTACTTGAAAGGATTCTTTTCCTTTGGAAGCAAGAATATGTACTTCTGTTCCTTGTTTTTCTTTATGTGAAGTTAGAACGACATGGATAGCTGTAACAGGAAGCTGACGACTTTTTTCCATGATTAATTGGCGGAGCGGGTAGGAAATATGAAAGGATCTCCCAGTGATTGTTACGTTAACATTGTTATCTTTCTGAGGGGATGATTTCTTCGGTGATTGTTTGCGAGGATGGCGCATACCTTCTCCTTTAGTAATAAAGGCGTGTAACTTAGAGAAAAATTGGGAAAAGAAAAAGAAACTTTTCTTAAGAATCATTATAAAGGGGAACCCTTTATTTAGAAAAATGTTTAACGCACCGAAGAGGATTCGAACCTCCAACCACCTGGTCCGAAGCCAGGTACTCTATCCGGTTGAGCTATCGGTGCTTGAATGCCTTGATTTGAGAAAGGACTGCAGGGGAGTTTATCACAATTTTTTCAGGAATTCAAGAAAAACTCCCGGTTCGGATTCGTGCGTTGTCTTTTAATATAGTGCTAGCATGTCTTCGGTGAGGTGACTAGAACTTTCTAGGATGACCACTCGTTCGATGACATTAGATAATTCACGGATATTCCCTGGCCAAGGATAGTGCATTAGTGCGGATTTTGCCTTTTCTGAAAGGGTTTTCAAAGGTCGGTTATTTAAATGGCAAAATTTTTCTAAAAAGTATTGTGTTAGGGGAAGAATATCTTCTTTACGTTCTCTTAAAGGGGGAAGATGAAGAGGAATGACATTGAGACGATAGAATAGATCTTGTCGGAAGATTTTTTCTTCAACGGCTTCTTTTAGGTTTCTATTTGATGTGGCTAGAATCCGCACATCTACAGATAGGGTTTTTGTACCTCCTAGATGTTCAAATTCTTTTTCTTGGATAGCACGTAGGAGCTTTGCCTGTAGGTGAATGGGGACCTCAGTAATTTCATCTAGTAGAAGAGTCCCTGTATGTGCAAGTTCGAATCTTCCTGCTTTTTTCGCTGAAGCTCCTGTGAATGCTCCTTTTTCGTGACCAAAAAACTCTGATTCTAAGAGAGTTTCTGGGATGGCAGCACAATTGACTTTGATATAGGGGCGTAGGGATCGTAAAGAATGGTTATGAATAAAAAATGCTAGGAGTTCTTTACCGCATCCAGATTCACCATGAATAAAAATGTTTGCAGAACTACTTGCTGCTTTTTTAGCTTTAGAAAGTACTTTTTGCATTGAGGGGCTTTCAGCAATTAAAGGATGAGATTCCGTAGGGATTTGTGATTTGAGAAGTAAATTTTCATGGACAAGATCTTGGAGTTGTTCGGCTTTGTTAATAAAGGCAAATAGAGCCTCAGAAGAAAATGGTTTGGTCAGATAGTTAAA
This genomic window contains:
- a CDS encoding HPF/RaiA family ribosome-associated protein, with amino-acid sequence MRHPRKQSPKKSSPQKDNNVNVTITGRSFHISYPLRQLIMEKSRQLPVTAIHVVLTSHKEKQGTEVHILASKGKESFQVKTHNNNPYSAVISAFKKIRTLTHKYQEIRLDKKKHDLGLSKKEEHVLQLEEADHQYDDVLPIAALDAWDSLKCYGYIPNAMKKHLSKKKVPLPILSEEEAIRKFASSQDKVLVFLNEKEHKIQLIHKQNNDNYVIIEPIIAPGFHIT
- a CDS encoding RMD1 family protein produces the protein MRCTAHCTASSYNLHVLSHLLKTHYPTILSREYVLISSETPEKCDKIAVFFPFGVTVFWGWQESEEIKILQSIVTASPEILPLPEIDRYTFHYGDKLQIRRDRLILADSHLNTKLAISFGLAQSVKLTIFEATIYKTIEDSKRLPQDLATKGKISMSRRAIAKKIGKLFLDKASVNLHSDILDEPDFFWEHPKTQPIYIDVLNCLDINARINVLNHRLTILGDVLEILNDQLNHQHSSALEWTIIWLIMLEVSVALLKDVFNVI
- a CDS encoding LysM peptidoglycan-binding domain-containing protein; this encodes MSVQKNTRWLWQALILSAGLNIVFLLLFYTTIFRKDLYKLQLFSGPLVARSCRVQKIPEDFLDYLSESSLEDLYCLLDENRLFYGRPIKLWALSVAMHTYNIDVASALSHPLVFTELRSGGKTWLLPNLDEKDYCSIRQYLSCQRYPFTSQGLFLTLAKNIDHGLVDEECLYHFCLTEEFLYLRTLLCGAEEQVSTIAALAHMVIRNGEKVFFSLCDKHNRSTAISDQQRRKVLCTYVDLGEPLAALLLLVHDEDWVIHEFTDEVLQSFVFLLPKESPYSKKFISRLLSSPRCHIYQHHEAVIDKDSPIKYEEYVVKEGESLWLIARRFGITVEEIMRENHMNHHRLMPGTRLKLPLKSS
- a CDS encoding type I restriction enzyme HsdR N-terminal domain-containing protein; translation: MSSSNQLSPQDSTSHREKPSPTLKIFDPLRHKILVSTPEEEVRQKLIAFLIKDLHYPPNSFIIEKGLATLSPLLQKKHTFYSKKRRLDLLVTTPITYTNAEGKIYNLGKPHPLLLIECKAHAINQRTLNQLLSYNYIIGAPCLSIVCYNKQKTGFLNPQTHLFDFYPGLPSYSQLLTYYLHLKHTV
- a CDS encoding sigma-54-dependent transcriptional regulator → MTIKNILIIDDEPLLRDFLSELLLSRGYIPSCADNVKHGCHKIKTEQFDLIISDMNMPDGTGLEIITTVKKYSPHLPVLVITAYGTIENAVQAMRYGAFNYLTKPFSSEALFAFINKAEQLQDLVHENLLLKSQIPTESHPLIAESPSMQKVLSKAKKAASSSANIFIHGESGCGKELLAFFIHNHSLRSLRPYIKVNCAAIPETLLESEFFGHEKGAFTGASAKKAGRFELAHTGTLLLDEITEVPIHLQAKLLRAIQEKEFEHLGGTKTLSVDVRILATSNRNLKEAVEEKIFRQDLFYRLNVIPLHLPPLRERKEDILPLTQYFLEKFCHLNNRPLKTLSEKAKSALMHYPWPGNIRELSNVIERVVILESSSHLTEDMLALY
- the pheT gene encoding phenylalanine--tRNA ligase subunit beta is translated as MRVSLSLLQKFFSSPLPLKQIIEACDRIGIEAEVETTTHSSVVTAKILTTTPHPNANNLVIATLSDGSTQYQIICGAPNCQPGIIVPLALPGAQVYDKNGHLYTIKKSKLRGEESQGMCCGADELGFPHLQTQEKGLFVFPKTTPLGEDVYNLLSDTSIEFSLTPNLGHCASLLGLAREIAHVSPTATLSIPENFSFAPLPVQVQQNTQHDLTICPFFCYVKISGVSSQPSSQEIQDALKACKYKPINAVVDITNYIMLSLGQPLHAYNAQAVDCESLRVQAASSPHILKLLNNEEIFIPEGIPVICDKNNHLALAGVMGSLESSFQDTTTEIILESAYFCPKAIRKSQTQLPIHSEAAYRFSRGTDSHNVLPALYAAIHYIKKFFPNVQVSPIRTLGKESPREILSLRKETVQRTLGTQHSEEDLTNKLNALGFTATTQQTTITVEVPSYRHDIHQEIDLVEEICRTEPWDIKKSEPVPVYTPIYSLKRKIVDFLAHSGLQQFFTCDLLDTETASLDRQQEDSHTINLQGSKYATVLRTSLLPGLLKSTAINLNRQAPYVHAFELGTVYTKVKTQYKETQNLGIILAGQAENISWIPRNHVLSFFSIKGWLEKLFYHLRIPSSSYTIQESHHENFHPYQQAEIYLHKHMLGRFGTLHPQLCXKTRIKDPVFFAEISVDILLLTQKKSQKVYQPYPIYPSSFRDTTLTVPESLPADYLRRKLLSFPSKWLESVSIISIYQNRGSLLNKNVSLRLVFQNKERTLSNQEIEEEHERLLARLQQELNDTIGTIES
- the recO gene encoding DNA repair protein RecO translates to MHTRLPGIVLQNLPSEKTHCITTIFSPLGLLTFFVKQGQTLHCPFREALIPLSLGAYTLDYAPPKMHRLVSAELYNVFTEIKTTYSYLQAAGKISQSLLVSQWQEKPSPKLFSLLFNFLHRLPESKNPNMFAATFLLKLLQYEGCLDLSPNCSQCKQIIHSSNCYRYQGLKFCNQHKPPLAIPIEYEEEQILHALVHAKHFQELLHLSNFPLEFSEKIVRMFESTLPKKQTNN
- the yidD gene encoding membrane protein insertion efficiency factor YidD, whose product is MLFNFCKNLPIYLFCGCIHLYRWTISPLLGYPCRFFPTCSQYALQALKHHGIRGLLLIIKRVGKCGPWHPGGIDLVPTMTLEEALGASLASTDDDSYDSHA